One genomic window of Campylobacter curvus includes the following:
- the hisG gene encoding ATP phosphoribosyltransferase, giving the protein MITIALPKGRIAEDTLAIFRKIFGSEFLFEDRKLILEEGNFRFLMVRNQDIPTYVTEGAADVGVVGLDVLEEHHPDVVRLLDLHIGKCRVCVGIKNDEELDYTQPELKIATKMPNIARNYFAQKATALKIIKLYGSIELAPLVGLSDAIVDVVETGSTMKQNGLKIAETIMQSSAHLIANKSSFIIKKDEILELYHKIKEQIPKTQ; this is encoded by the coding sequence ATGATAACCATAGCTCTGCCAAAGGGTAGGATCGCCGAAGATACGCTTGCTATTTTTAGGAAAATTTTTGGCTCCGAGTTTTTATTCGAGGATCGCAAGCTGATCTTAGAGGAGGGAAATTTCCGCTTTTTGATGGTGCGAAACCAAGACATCCCTACTTACGTTACCGAGGGTGCGGCTGATGTCGGTGTGGTCGGACTTGACGTGCTTGAGGAGCATCATCCTGATGTGGTCCGCTTACTTGATCTGCACATAGGCAAATGTCGCGTTTGCGTGGGTATAAAAAACGACGAGGAGCTTGATTATACGCAGCCAGAGCTCAAAATAGCCACCAAAATGCCAAATATCGCCAGAAACTACTTCGCGCAAAAGGCGACTGCTTTAAAGATCATCAAGCTTTACGGCTCGATAGAGCTAGCTCCATTAGTAGGACTCAGCGACGCTATCGTCGATGTCGTGGAGACTGGCTCTACGATGAAGCAAAACGGCCTTAAGATAGCCGAGACCATAATGCAAAGCTCGGCGCATCTCATCGCCAACAAAAGTAGCTTCATCATCAAAAAAGATGAAATTTTAGAGCTTTATCACAAGATAAAAGAGCAAATTCCAAAGACTCAATGA
- a CDS encoding type IV pilus twitching motility protein PilT, translating into MDLIQTNNNIVQAPPRPTNTDIQTLLKTVVFNKASDLHLVARSEPQIRIDGTLRPLELGILSGKDIETLCYALITDAQKSELENNKELDFAIELPSIGRFRGNYYYTMNGDLAAAFRIIPIEIPSLDELKSPQIFKDIIKREKGLILVTGPTGSGKSTTLAAMLNEINLNYRKHIITIEDPVEFVHSNKKALFSHRNIGTDTHSYARALKFSLREDPDIILVGEMRDKETISIAITAAETGHLVFGTLHTNSAIQTINRIVDSFDGSEQLQVRNMLSVSLTAVISQSLLPKTNGGRCAIHEILINNMAVANLIRENKVHQIYSQMQLNQQQTGMCTQTQSLIKAIRGGLITKENALRYSTSQQELLNTMGAGA; encoded by the coding sequence ATGGATCTGATACAAACGAACAATAACATAGTCCAAGCACCGCCAAGACCGACAAATACAGACATACAAACATTACTAAAAACCGTTGTTTTCAATAAAGCCAGTGACCTGCATCTTGTCGCAAGATCCGAGCCTCAAATAAGGATCGACGGTACATTGCGTCCTCTCGAGCTTGGAATTTTAAGCGGCAAAGACATAGAGACTCTGTGTTATGCACTGATAACGGACGCTCAAAAAAGCGAGCTTGAAAACAATAAAGAGCTTGACTTTGCGATAGAGCTACCAAGTATCGGACGCTTTCGCGGTAACTACTACTACACTATGAATGGCGATCTGGCGGCCGCATTTCGTATCATACCTATCGAAATTCCATCTCTTGACGAGCTGAAATCTCCTCAGATTTTTAAAGACATCATAAAGCGCGAAAAGGGGCTTATTTTAGTCACCGGACCTACCGGTAGCGGTAAATCGACTACCCTTGCAGCTATGCTAAACGAGATAAATTTAAACTATCGAAAGCATATCATAACGATAGAAGACCCGGTAGAATTCGTCCATAGCAACAAAAAAGCGCTATTTTCACACAGAAATATCGGCACTGATACGCACTCATACGCTAGAGCGCTTAAATTTTCACTGCGCGAAGACCCCGACATCATCCTGGTGGGCGAGATGAGAGATAAAGAGACGATATCTATCGCGATAACAGCGGCTGAAACCGGACACCTAGTTTTTGGAACTCTACATACGAATTCCGCTATCCAGACGATAAACAGGATAGTCGACAGCTTTGACGGCAGCGAGCAGCTTCAGGTGCGAAACATGCTCAGCGTCTCGCTAACGGCGGTCATCTCGCAAAGCCTGCTTCCAAAGACCAACGGCGGCAGGTGTGCGATACATGAAATTTTGATCAACAACATGGCCGTTGCAAATTTGATCCGTGAAAACAAGGTGCATCAGATATACTCTCAGATGCAGCTAAATCAGCAGCAAACTGGCATGTGCACGCAGACGCAGTCTTTGATAAAGGCCATAAGAGGCGGCCTTATAACCAAAGAAAATGCGTTGCGTTATTCGACCAGTCAGCAAGAGCTTTTAAATACTATGGGTGCAGGTGCTTGA
- a CDS encoding serine hydroxymethyltransferase encodes MSLQSYDKEIFDLVNLELKRQCDHLEMIASENFTYPEVMEVMGSILTNKYAEGYPGKRYYGGCEYVDGIEQLAIDRCKQLFGCEFANVQPNSGSQANQGVYGALLNPGDKILGMDLSHGGHLTHGAKVSSSGKIYESFFYGVELDGRINYERVLDIAKIVKPKMIVCGASAYTREIEFDKFRAIADEVGALLFADVAHIAGLVVAGEHQNPFPHCDVVSSTTHKTLRGPRGGIIMTNNEEYAKKINASIFPGIQGGPLVHVIAAKAVGFKHNLSPEWKIYAKQVKANAKKLGEILISRGFDLVSGGTDNHLILMSFLNREFSGKDADIALGNAGITVNKNTVPGEKRSPFVTSGIRVGSPALTARGMKEAEFEIIANKIADVLSDINNAELQKKIKAELKELAHKFIIYDRATF; translated from the coding sequence ATGAGTTTGCAAAGCTACGATAAAGAAATTTTTGATCTGGTAAATTTAGAGCTAAAACGCCAGTGCGATCACCTAGAAATGATAGCGAGTGAAAATTTTACCTACCCCGAGGTCATGGAGGTCATGGGCTCGATCCTCACAAACAAATACGCCGAAGGCTATCCGGGCAAACGCTACTATGGCGGTTGCGAATACGTCGATGGCATCGAGCAGCTAGCGATTGATAGGTGCAAGCAGCTTTTTGGCTGCGAATTTGCAAACGTGCAGCCAAATTCGGGCTCACAGGCGAATCAAGGCGTTTATGGTGCGCTACTAAATCCTGGCGATAAAATTTTAGGCATGGATCTAAGCCACGGCGGACACCTCACGCATGGTGCGAAGGTCAGCAGCTCGGGTAAAATTTACGAGAGCTTTTTTTATGGCGTGGAGCTTGACGGACGCATAAACTACGAGCGCGTCCTAGACATCGCAAAGATCGTGAAGCCAAAGATGATCGTCTGCGGTGCGAGCGCATACACACGCGAGATAGAATTTGATAAATTTAGAGCCATCGCCGATGAGGTCGGAGCTTTGCTCTTTGCGGACGTGGCGCACATCGCGGGGCTTGTAGTGGCGGGTGAGCATCAAAATCCTTTCCCTCACTGCGACGTGGTGAGCTCGACTACGCATAAAACGCTTCGCGGACCGCGCGGAGGCATAATCATGACAAATAACGAAGAATACGCTAAAAAGATAAACGCTTCGATATTTCCGGGTATCCAAGGCGGACCGCTCGTGCATGTCATCGCTGCAAAGGCGGTGGGCTTTAAGCACAATCTAAGCCCGGAGTGGAAAATTTACGCAAAGCAGGTCAAGGCAAACGCCAAAAAGTTGGGCGAAATTTTGATCTCTCGTGGGTTTGATCTAGTTAGCGGCGGCACTGATAATCACCTCATTTTGATGAGCTTTTTAAATAGAGAATTTAGCGGAAAAGACGCTGACATCGCACTTGGCAACGCCGGCATCACGGTAAATAAAAACACCGTCCCGGGCGAGAAGCGAAGTCCGTTCGTGACAAGCGGTATCCGCGTAGGCAGTCCCGCACTAACGGCTCGTGGTATGAAAGAAGCGGAATTTGAGATCATCGCAAACAAGATAGCCGACGTGCTAAGCGACATCAACAACGCCGAGCTTCAAAAGAAGATAAAAGCCGAGCTAAAGGAGCTTGCGCATAAATTTATCATTTATGATAGAGCGACTTTTTGA
- the gatC gene encoding Asp-tRNA(Asn)/Glu-tRNA(Gln) amidotransferase subunit GatC — MQIDDALLSKLEKLSSLKINDDKREEIKRQLSEIVSFVDVLNELDLKGSEAVVSSIKGGTLLREDSPIASDVIDVILKNAPSQEGHFFSVPKIIE; from the coding sequence ATGCAGATTGACGATGCGCTTCTTAGTAAGCTCGAAAAACTCTCCTCTTTAAAGATAAATGACGACAAACGCGAAGAGATCAAAAGGCAGTTAAGCGAGATCGTATCTTTTGTAGATGTTTTGAACGAGCTTGATTTAAAGGGTAGCGAGGCCGTAGTGAGCTCTATAAAGGGCGGGACTTTATTAAGAGAGGATAGTCCTATCGCGAGCGACGTGATAGATGTTATCTTAAAAAACGCTCCTTCCCAAGAAGGGCACTTTTTCTCGGTTCCTAAAATCATAGAGTAA
- a CDS encoding type III pantothenate kinase yields MILCDIGNTNATFLDEGKISRMSVEQFSAYEPKERVYFICVNDEILKKLKKNKLFIDLEPHFELDTIYQGLGVDRVAGCYAVSDGVIVDAGSAITVDIMSNSIHLGGYILPGIASMLKAYESISPRLKLPINSQIDIDALPQKTVDAISYGILKPIVTLLEKLAGSKKVYFTGGDGEFLSKFFKNAIYDKMLVFRAMQKLINQKKEILK; encoded by the coding sequence ATGATTTTGTGTGACATCGGCAACACGAACGCGACGTTTTTAGATGAGGGCAAAATTTCGCGTATGAGCGTGGAGCAGTTTAGCGCATACGAGCCAAAAGAGCGGGTTTATTTCATCTGCGTGAACGATGAAATTTTAAAAAAGCTAAAAAAAAATAAACTTTTCATCGATCTGGAACCGCATTTTGAGCTAGATACGATATATCAGGGGCTTGGAGTCGATAGAGTCGCCGGCTGCTACGCCGTAAGCGACGGAGTCATCGTAGATGCCGGTAGCGCGATAACGGTCGATATAATGTCAAACTCCATACATCTTGGCGGATACATCCTGCCCGGGATCGCGAGCATGTTAAAAGCCTACGAGAGTATATCGCCAAGGCTGAAACTACCCATAAATTCGCAAATCGATATCGACGCCCTGCCCCAAAAAACGGTTGATGCGATAAGCTACGGCATACTAAAGCCTATCGTCACGCTATTAGAAAAGCTTGCTGGCAGTAAAAAGGTCTATTTTACCGGTGGGGACGGGGAATTTTTGTCGAAATTTTTCAAAAATGCGATATACGACAAGATGCTCGTATTTCGCGCTATGCAAAAACTCATCAATCAAAAAAAGGAAATTTTAAAATGA
- a CDS encoding L-seryl-tRNA selenium transferase has product MKKFTLLLTLGLALILGGCGTKRQYFEPETISGKIKLSQDLPSYIKSANANAATLNNGNIITKDGLDTSVKLPQDFSLLNKNGEFLISADIYGDLNVTDGSNATVYQGKFPTAIVSASMEGNLLAAISAANHIYLIDIVQAKTLMEYKSSEIYAVDSRVVAPYFMSSLIIYPSLDGKIYIVQKDTGRILRDVVVSSENFFNNIIFLDVVGDNMIAATAKKLIVINPQQTVYYDGEIKNVLVNNDEIYIFKKDGNIVKTDLGLKQKNEVNFKFAIFSDAAALGDQLYIVEKTGYIIKTDLDLGNAKIYELNDEIEDKSFMGKGAFYYDDEFVKFE; this is encoded by the coding sequence ATGAAAAAATTTACGCTTTTACTGACTTTGGGCTTAGCTCTTATTTTAGGCGGATGCGGCACGAAAAGGCAATATTTCGAACCAGAAACCATAAGCGGCAAGATAAAATTGTCCCAAGATCTGCCATCTTATATCAAATCGGCAAATGCAAACGCCGCGACGCTGAATAACGGCAACATCATAACAAAAGACGGGCTTGATACGAGCGTCAAACTGCCTCAAGACTTCAGCCTTTTAAACAAAAACGGCGAATTTTTGATCTCTGCTGACATATACGGCGATCTAAACGTTACCGACGGTAGCAATGCGACCGTCTATCAGGGCAAATTCCCGACTGCGATCGTCTCGGCGTCGATGGAGGGGAATTTACTGGCCGCCATCAGCGCTGCAAACCACATATATCTAATAGATATTGTGCAGGCAAAAACACTGATGGAGTATAAATCCTCTGAAATTTACGCGGTAGATTCGCGCGTAGTAGCACCTTATTTCATGAGCTCTCTCATCATTTATCCGTCGCTTGACGGTAAAATTTACATCGTGCAAAAGGATACGGGCAGAATTTTACGCGACGTCGTCGTAAGCTCGGAGAATTTTTTCAATAACATCATATTTTTAGACGTCGTAGGCGATAACATGATAGCTGCGACCGCCAAAAAACTCATCGTCATCAACCCGCAGCAAACGGTCTATTACGACGGCGAGATCAAAAATGTCCTCGTAAATAACGATGAAATTTACATCTTCAAAAAAGACGGCAATATCGTTAAGACCGACCTTGGACTAAAACAAAAAAACGAGGTCAATTTTAAATTCGCCATTTTCTCGGATGCGGCGGCACTTGGCGATCAGCTTTATATCGTGGAAAAAACGGGCTACATCATAAAAACCGATCTTGATCTTGGTAACGCTAAAATTTACGAACTAAACGACGAGATAGAGGACAAAAGCTTTATGGGTAAAGGGGCGTTTTACTACGACGACGAATTCGTAAAATTCGAATAA
- a CDS encoding Fur family transcriptional regulator, with the protein MIENLEYDALLEKFKKVLRDNGLKYTKQREILLKTLYNNGEHFTPEKLYLFIKETYPELNIGIATVYRTLNLLEESEMVTSISFGSQGKKFELATKPHHDHMICRKCGLIIEFEDPMIEKRQISIAKEHGFKLTGHMMQLYGICEECSKNNIKGK; encoded by the coding sequence ATGATAGAAAATTTAGAATACGACGCGTTGCTCGAGAAATTCAAAAAGGTGCTTCGCGACAATGGCCTAAAATACACTAAACAGCGCGAAATTTTGCTCAAAACGCTCTACAATAACGGCGAGCATTTTACGCCTGAAAAGCTATATCTTTTCATAAAAGAGACATATCCTGAGCTAAATATCGGTATCGCAACCGTTTATCGCACTCTAAATTTACTCGAAGAATCCGAGATGGTGACCTCTATCAGTTTTGGCTCGCAGGGCAAAAAATTCGAGCTTGCAACAAAGCCGCACCACGATCATATGATTTGTAGGAAATGCGGTCTCATCATAGAATTTGAAGATCCTATGATAGAAAAACGTCAAATAAGCATCGCAAAAGAGCATGGATTTAAGCTTACTGGACACATGATGCAGCTTTATGGTATATGCGAAGAGTGCAGTAAAAACAACATAAAGGGCAAGTGA
- a CDS encoding DUF6803 family protein: protein MMMTHYMELLSLDQPWNLIFYMAIPVGLAELLVATEFFTMYNINDKNSAVRKVNRLIGIVLGFYFTALVIYFMINIYPGIKWRGSADIIAVTSYLLGVFPLLSIALLEIGVIGKNLADRAKLKLHFCLLITFLVVGHVAMIFGMVDPTITGWKPSQGEMMHMDHEMNMQMQMPNMDRSGMDMPDHDENKTHVMDHSGHDMQGMGGHDHSKMSH, encoded by the coding sequence ATGATGATGACTCACTACATGGAGCTTCTATCGCTCGATCAACCGTGGAATTTGATATTTTATATGGCTATCCCCGTGGGGCTGGCCGAGCTACTGGTGGCTACCGAGTTTTTCACGATGTATAACATAAACGACAAAAATAGCGCGGTAAGAAAGGTAAATAGGCTGATCGGTATAGTTTTGGGCTTTTATTTCACGGCTTTGGTAATTTATTTTATGATAAATATCTATCCTGGCATAAAATGGCGTGGAAGTGCCGATATCATCGCCGTGACTTCATATCTGCTCGGTGTTTTCCCGCTTCTTAGCATCGCGCTTTTAGAGATCGGCGTGATAGGTAAAAATTTAGCTGACAGAGCGAAGCTGAAGCTGCATTTTTGCCTGCTTATAACGTTTTTGGTGGTCGGTCACGTCGCGATGATATTTGGTATGGTAGATCCTACGATAACTGGCTGGAAGCCAAGCCAAGGCGAGATGATGCATATGGATCACGAAATGAACATGCAAATGCAAATGCCTAACATGGATCGTAGTGGCATGGATATGCCAGACCATGATGAAAACAAAACGCACGTCATGGATCATTCGGGTCACGACATGCAGGGCATGGGCGGACACGATCACTCTAAGATGAGTCATTGA
- a CDS encoding SPOR domain-containing protein, with protein MENEELKDILLDRDDEAKNAKIKKLLMFIAALVILFLVIIVAMKILNSSDSAQSQADNDSRLALPPVPIEQPASNNQLASQDNNSVAQPPLTQADDKKGDGQLFEQVPIVPENKQQDDFEDMIKKLKDKEGGKTTVKTDTKEPLPATTEAKPKEEKPAAVAKPDTKPQAGAEAKPKAQAASDKKLAEQKAEKPAATKQASKPATTAAAPKGAASKGAYVQVFATGKFNPNADYIKKIQAKGYSYHTLKVGEVTKILVGPFDDKNLQTTLNDIRKDVNKDAFIFRVK; from the coding sequence ATGGAAAACGAAGAGTTAAAAGATATACTTTTAGATAGAGATGACGAGGCTAAAAACGCGAAGATAAAGAAGCTTTTGATGTTTATCGCCGCGCTTGTCATATTGTTTTTAGTGATCATAGTCGCGATGAAAATTTTAAACTCAAGTGACTCGGCTCAATCTCAAGCGGATAACGACTCAAGGCTTGCCTTGCCGCCTGTGCCTATCGAGCAGCCAGCCTCAAATAATCAATTGGCCTCTCAGGACAACAACTCCGTCGCGCAGCCTCCACTCACACAAGCGGATGATAAAAAGGGTGACGGTCAGCTATTTGAGCAAGTACCGATAGTACCTGAAAATAAGCAACAAGACGACTTTGAGGATATGATCAAAAAGCTAAAAGACAAAGAGGGTGGTAAAACTACCGTTAAAACGGATACGAAAGAGCCACTGCCTGCTACGACAGAAGCCAAGCCTAAAGAAGAAAAGCCTGCCGCAGTAGCGAAGCCTGACACCAAGCCACAAGCCGGAGCGGAAGCTAAGCCTAAGGCGCAAGCGGCTAGTGATAAAAAGCTGGCAGAGCAAAAAGCCGAGAAGCCAGCCGCTACAAAGCAAGCCAGCAAGCCTGCCACGACAGCCGCCGCACCTAAAGGTGCCGCTTCAAAAGGCGCTTACGTTCAAGTCTTTGCGACTGGTAAATTTAATCCAAATGCGGACTATATAAAGAAGATCCAGGCCAAAGGATATAGCTACCATACGCTAAAAGTGGGCGAAGTCACTAAAATTTTAGTCGGACCTTTCGACGATAAAAATTTACAAACGACTTTGAACGATATCCGCAAAGACGTAAATAAGGATGCATTTATCTTTAGGGTAAAATGA
- a CDS encoding CvpA family protein — MDFVTWFDIIVIALVLILGIKGILNGLIKEVFGLIGLIGGLIVASRFSDVAENFISSNIYKFENASMLQFVGFIGLWIVFWIVCLLIGKFLSKIIALSGLGFLDRFGGFLAGSGKIFLTFSAVIAVVAGTYLNKNIEPYFQGSKVYPVLLATGKWITNIDVKSLKNDIDDMMVRPSESNKTDAFITMDANTTTNTDTNVTKGEMR, encoded by the coding sequence ATGGATTTTGTAACTTGGTTTGATATAATCGTCATCGCTTTGGTTTTGATACTAGGCATAAAAGGGATCTTAAACGGACTGATAAAAGAGGTCTTTGGGCTCATCGGTCTTATCGGCGGCCTCATAGTGGCGAGCAGGTTTTCTGATGTGGCTGAAAATTTCATAAGCTCGAATATCTATAAATTTGAAAACGCCTCGATGCTTCAGTTTGTCGGATTCATCGGGCTTTGGATAGTCTTTTGGATAGTTTGTCTTTTGATAGGCAAATTTCTATCCAAGATCATCGCTCTTAGCGGGCTTGGATTTTTAGATAGATTCGGCGGATTTTTAGCCGGAAGCGGTAAAATTTTCCTCACATTTTCAGCCGTGATCGCGGTCGTCGCCGGGACATACCTAAACAAAAACATAGAGCCTTATTTTCAGGGTAGCAAGGTCTATCCTGTGCTACTGGCCACCGGGAAATGGATAACAAATATCGATGTGAAAAGCCTTAAAAATGATATCGACGATATGATGGTGCGGCCAAGCGAGTCGAACAAGACCGACGCTTTTATAACTATGGATGCGAATACTACAACAAATACTGATACAAACGTCACAAAAGGAGAGATGAGATGA
- the lysS gene encoding lysine--tRNA ligase: protein MFDNQLEIQRLETAENLRKMGVNPYPHFLRRDMDIAKFRLKFAHIINTEDKKAEGQYVSLAGRIKLIRDAGKAIFANIEDENGNLQIYFSNKTLDPEWFKVVKKNIEVGDIIYVRGYAFVTRTGEFSMHVSELNLASKAISPLPEKFHGLVDIETRYRQRYLDLIMNPEVRSDFKKRSIIISTIRRFIEEKGFLEVETPMMHPIAGGANAKPFVTFHNALGVNRYLRIAPELYLKRLIVGGFEAVYDMNRNFRNEGMDLTHNPEFTSIEFYWAYHTYHDLMGLTEELFNVLIDKLDLPKIIEFDGMQVDFSKPFARLNYKKALVEVGGLDPQIIEDKDKILAKLKADGFEANAKLDLGHLQAELFDNYVEEKLIDPTFIIDYPISISPLSRRSDKNPEIAERFELFIAGRELANGFNELNDPVDQYNRFAAQIEAKNAGDDEAHEMDEDYVRALGYAMPPTAGEGIGIDRLVMLLTNKKSIRDVVLFPAMRPLKSEIKENEK from the coding sequence ATATTTGACAACCAACTAGAAATCCAAAGGCTTGAAACAGCTGAAAATTTAAGAAAAATGGGCGTAAATCCATACCCGCACTTTCTAAGACGCGATATGGATATAGCAAAATTTAGGCTCAAATTCGCTCACATCATAAATACCGAAGACAAAAAAGCCGAGGGGCAGTATGTGAGTCTCGCCGGTCGTATAAAGCTCATCAGAGACGCCGGCAAAGCGATATTTGCAAATATCGAGGACGAAAACGGAAATTTACAAATTTATTTTAGCAACAAGACGCTTGATCCGGAATGGTTTAAGGTCGTAAAGAAAAACATCGAGGTCGGCGACATCATCTATGTGCGCGGCTATGCTTTCGTCACGAGGACGGGCGAGTTTTCGATGCACGTTAGCGAGCTAAATTTAGCCTCCAAAGCGATCTCGCCTTTGCCTGAGAAATTTCACGGGCTCGTGGATATCGAGACTCGCTACCGACAAAGATACCTAGACCTTATCATGAACCCCGAGGTTAGAAGCGACTTTAAAAAGCGCTCCATCATCATCAGCACCATACGCCGATTTATCGAAGAGAAGGGCTTTTTAGAGGTCGAGACGCCGATGATGCACCCGATCGCCGGCGGTGCGAACGCTAAGCCGTTTGTCACCTTTCACAACGCACTTGGTGTCAATAGATACCTTCGTATCGCGCCCGAACTTTATCTAAAACGCCTCATCGTGGGCGGTTTTGAAGCCGTTTATGACATGAATAGAAATTTTAGAAACGAGGGTATGGATCTAACGCACAATCCCGAATTTACAAGCATAGAATTTTACTGGGCGTATCACACATATCACGATCTAATGGGGCTAACAGAGGAGCTATTTAATGTGCTCATCGATAAGCTTGATCTGCCAAAGATCATTGAATTTGACGGTATGCAGGTTGATTTTAGTAAGCCGTTTGCGAGGCTAAACTACAAAAAAGCACTCGTCGAGGTGGGCGGACTAGATCCGCAGATCATCGAGGATAAAGATAAAATTTTAGCCAAGCTTAAAGCGGACGGCTTTGAAGCGAATGCAAAGCTCGATCTTGGGCATTTGCAAGCCGAGCTTTTTGATAACTATGTCGAAGAAAAGCTCATAGATCCGACCTTCATCATCGACTATCCGATCTCGATCAGCCCGCTTTCAAGAAGGAGCGACAAAAACCCTGAAATAGCCGAGAGATTTGAGCTGTTTATCGCCGGACGCGAGCTGGCAAACGGCTTTAACGAGTTAAACGACCCAGTTGATCAGTATAACCGCTTTGCCGCGCAGATCGAGGCTAAAAATGCAGGTGATGATGAAGCGCACGAGATGGACGAGGACTACGTCAGAGCCCTTGGATACGCGATGCCACCGACTGCGGGCGAGGGTATCGGCATAGACCGCCTCGTGATGCTACTAACAAATAAAAAATCTATCCGCGACGTGGTGCTTTTCCCTGCGATGCGCCCGCTAAAAAGTGAAATAAAGGAGAATGAAAAATGA
- a CDS encoding DUF1882 domain-containing protein yields MQSIDTALIKINTSHYWIKRDNIVSKIEYKGKTFFNKFERIDEPLNYSVIKEHEEGKITVAHSLILPGDKVENIVFDYNGRTPERFWHRAQLLLREEGYINFTAYESKTSGHLHLYIHKGHTTLNEAYQLANMLSMKLSQRLAKEWRMFPTMDMPKEFNILTLPYKLYQKERGASWSKYM; encoded by the coding sequence ATGCAAAGCATAGATACTGCGCTCATAAAGATAAACACCAGCCACTACTGGATCAAGCGTGACAATATCGTCAGCAAGATCGAGTATAAGGGCAAGACATTTTTCAATAAATTTGAAAGGATCGACGAACCGCTAAATTATAGCGTCATCAAGGAGCATGAGGAGGGCAAGATCACGGTCGCGCACTCACTCATCTTGCCCGGCGACAAGGTCGAAAATATCGTTTTTGACTATAATGGCAGGACGCCGGAGAGGTTTTGGCATAGGGCACAGCTTTTGCTTAGAGAAGAGGGGTATATAAATTTTACGGCGTATGAGAGCAAGACGTCCGGGCATTTGCATCTTTATATCCACAAAGGGCATACGACGCTAAACGAGGCCTATCAGCTGGCAAACATGCTAAGTATGAAGCTCTCTCAGCGTCTAGCCAAAGAGTGGAGGATGTTTCCTACGATGGATATGCCTAAGGAATTTAATATCCTAACCCTGCCATATAAGCTTTACCAAAAGGAGCGTGGCGCTAGTTGGTCAAAATATATGTAA